A stretch of Candidatus Zixiibacteriota bacterium DNA encodes these proteins:
- a CDS encoding FG-GAP-like repeat-containing protein: MRKLIQGAVLSVMLFAAIPAHGQFTREITPWPVIRDGDTIPFPYWGGINSPKPSLVDFDGDGLLDLFVGESKGILGYFRNVGTVSQPLWSVGSDRFGGLDVGTWHRFCDIDADGDLDLFCDARNGQTAYWRNDSVGENLVFTLISTTFGGFPTAFNNTGDFADLDNDNDYDFFYGNVSGQLEQYRNDGDSANPSFVLGSTFYDSVLAFPGGLKTPDNPQHGFSALSFADLDDDDDLDLFYGDINNTNLYYFANLGTVDTSDLTELSEAYLPLNTFGFNHTAFGDLDNDGDLDMVLGAGGANDIDNLLYLRNDGLPGSPDLAIIDSNIIKCIDERSEAVPAFGDLDGDGDIDMLIGAADGRLRHYENIGTRTDPVFERTSDFYMGIDVGVSSAPALVDFDNDDDLDLLIGAAHGRVEYWRNTGSTTNFNPVLVSNQLAGIQVDFLATPRPVDWNRDGLVDLVIGEWDFNGFANLLYYENTGSIGNPSLTKITSTLLPRAFRAFTLPAIIDWDCDGVRDLLVGAEEFGLAWWRNTAAEGAVPDSFTLVLQPDSLPGSTMGWRLAAAFADIDGDYDRDLFIGENDGGVNFYRRDGEFCNCLRHGDPKADGVTNVFDVVIAVDVAFRNAPNVYTDDCCPHFSRLDLNCDCIVNVFDVVKFVDIAFRNGGPGCNPCLAGNQCPKP; this comes from the coding sequence ATGCGAAAACTCATACAGGGTGCAGTTTTGTCGGTCATGCTGTTTGCGGCGATTCCGGCGCATGGCCAGTTCACGCGCGAGATCACCCCGTGGCCGGTGATCCGCGACGGCGACACGATCCCCTTTCCGTACTGGGGCGGCATCAACAGCCCCAAACCCTCGCTGGTGGATTTCGACGGCGACGGATTGCTCGATCTGTTTGTCGGTGAATCGAAGGGGATCCTCGGCTATTTCCGTAACGTCGGGACCGTGTCGCAGCCGCTCTGGAGTGTTGGGTCGGACCGCTTCGGCGGGCTGGATGTCGGCACGTGGCACCGGTTCTGCGACATCGATGCCGACGGCGACCTCGATTTGTTCTGCGATGCGCGCAACGGGCAGACGGCCTATTGGCGCAACGATTCGGTCGGCGAGAACCTCGTCTTCACTCTGATCAGCACGACCTTCGGCGGATTCCCCACGGCGTTCAACAATACCGGCGATTTCGCCGATTTGGACAATGACAACGACTACGATTTTTTCTACGGAAATGTCAGTGGACAACTGGAGCAATACCGCAACGACGGCGACTCCGCTAATCCATCGTTCGTGCTCGGCTCGACGTTTTACGACAGCGTGCTGGCCTTCCCCGGCGGGCTGAAGACACCGGACAATCCGCAGCACGGGTTTTCGGCGCTGAGCTTTGCCGATCTGGACGATGACGATGACCTGGATTTGTTCTATGGCGACATCAACAACACGAACCTCTACTACTTCGCCAATCTCGGCACGGTCGATACGTCGGATCTCACCGAGCTTTCCGAGGCGTATCTGCCCCTGAATACGTTCGGTTTCAACCATACGGCATTCGGCGATCTGGACAACGACGGTGACTTGGACATGGTGCTTGGCGCGGGCGGCGCCAATGACATCGACAATCTGTTGTACCTGCGCAACGACGGTCTCCCCGGTTCGCCCGATCTGGCGATCATCGATTCCAACATTATCAAGTGCATCGATGAGCGCAGCGAAGCGGTCCCGGCGTTCGGCGATCTCGACGGTGACGGCGATATCGACATGCTGATCGGCGCGGCCGACGGGCGGCTGCGTCACTACGAGAACATCGGCACCCGGACCGATCCGGTCTTCGAGCGGACCAGCGACTTCTACATGGGGATCGATGTCGGTGTTTCCTCGGCGCCCGCACTCGTTGACTTCGACAACGACGATGATCTCGATTTGTTGATCGGCGCCGCCCATGGGCGGGTGGAATACTGGCGGAACACCGGCTCAACGACCAACTTCAATCCGGTGCTGGTCTCCAACCAACTGGCGGGCATCCAGGTCGATTTTCTGGCGACGCCGCGCCCGGTTGACTGGAATCGCGACGGATTGGTCGATTTGGTCATCGGCGAATGGGATTTCAACGGCTTCGCCAATCTGCTGTACTACGAAAACACCGGCAGCATCGGCAATCCGTCGCTGACGAAGATCACTTCGACGCTGCTTCCGCGCGCGTTTCGCGCGTTCACGCTCCCGGCGATCATCGACTGGGATTGCGACGGCGTGCGCGATCTGTTGGTCGGCGCCGAGGAGTTCGGCCTGGCCTGGTGGCGCAACACAGCGGCCGAGGGAGCAGTCCCCGATTCATTCACGCTCGTGCTGCAGCCCGATTCGCTGCCCGGTTCGACAATGGGCTGGCGGCTGGCGGCGGCGTTCGCCGACATTGACGGCGACTACGACCGGGACTTGTTCATCGGGGAAAACGACGGCGGCGTCAACTTCTACCGCCGCGACGGCGAGTTCTGCAACTGCCTGCGCCACGGTGACCCGAAAGCCGACGGAGTCACCAACGTGTTCGACGTGGTCATCGCGGTCGATGTCGCATTCCGCAACGCGCCGAATGTCTACACGGACGACTGCTGCCCGCACTTCAGCCGTCTGGATCTCAACTGCGACTGCATCGTCAATGTCTTCGACGTCGTGAAATTCGTCGACATCGCCTTCCGCAACGGCGGCCCCGGTTGCAACCCCTGCCTGGCGGGCAACCAGTGCCCGAAGCCGTAA
- a CDS encoding protein kinase → MIGQTISHYRIVESLGAGGMGEVYLADDTKLDRKVALKFLPSSLWNVAEAQQRLMREARAASKLDHPNVVTIYGIEEFEGKPFIIMAYVRGSTLKQYCTSTHRTIDELIGLALQMADGIQHAHDAGVIHRDLKPGNIMVDERGRVRVLDFGIASLRGAARLTQTGSTVGTLAYAPPEMAQGQDATAASDIYSLGVVMYQMLTERLPFDADHEAGLLYSILNEQPRPMRESRKEIPSGLEKLVLRCLEKKPSKRFANCTELAKELQRFRAQTAIEPETAASTAKPSIAVLPFTNMSADPENEYFSDGLSEELLNVLAKNPGLKVTGRTSSFAFKGKREDLREIGHKLGVETLLEGSVRRAGSRVRITAQLVNVTDGFHLWSETYDRMLDDIFAVQDDIAKSVSTAMNVTLLGMATPAKQVNVESYNLYLQGMYFAQRFTEEAAFRAEELFRRALAINSDDARAWAGLSRVYAIGAGYGFRDVAEGHALAREAALRALAIDDNLADAHEMMGWIYMSFEFAWDQAEQEFRRAISLAPGDSRMSTGLATIAATRDRAEEASRLARRAVELDPLDPIAHKYLGRIQWWCGQLDAARESYRRALELSPGLTSVHAILAGIDMQQGRLDDAMVEAMKEKKPGYRCCSLAIIHHARGEPAKSEAALGELLKEGDQWAFQFAMVYAFRGENDRAFEWLERAFTLHDSGIHSIRLHDVFTNLHSDPRWPKFLEKIGLAD, encoded by the coding sequence ATGATCGGGCAGACCATCTCACATTACAGAATCGTCGAAAGTCTCGGCGCGGGGGGGATGGGTGAGGTGTATCTCGCCGACGACACGAAGCTCGATCGCAAGGTGGCGCTCAAGTTCCTGCCGTCGTCGCTGTGGAATGTCGCCGAGGCGCAGCAGCGGCTGATGCGCGAGGCCAGGGCGGCTTCAAAACTCGATCATCCCAACGTCGTCACGATCTACGGGATCGAAGAGTTCGAGGGGAAGCCGTTCATCATAATGGCCTATGTGCGCGGCTCCACACTGAAGCAGTACTGCACATCGACACATCGGACCATCGATGAGTTGATCGGCCTGGCGTTGCAGATGGCCGATGGCATCCAGCATGCGCACGACGCCGGTGTCATCCATCGCGACTTGAAGCCGGGGAACATCATGGTCGACGAGCGCGGCCGTGTGCGCGTGCTCGACTTCGGCATCGCCAGTTTGCGCGGCGCGGCCCGGCTCACGCAAACCGGCAGCACCGTCGGGACGCTCGCCTATGCGCCGCCGGAGATGGCGCAGGGACAGGACGCCACAGCGGCATCCGATATCTACTCGCTGGGAGTGGTGATGTATCAGATGCTGACCGAACGGCTGCCATTCGACGCCGATCACGAGGCGGGTTTGCTCTACAGCATTCTCAACGAGCAGCCGCGCCCGATGCGCGAATCCCGCAAGGAGATTCCGTCGGGATTGGAGAAACTGGTCCTTCGCTGTCTCGAAAAGAAACCGTCCAAGCGGTTTGCAAACTGCACCGAGCTGGCCAAAGAGTTGCAGCGATTCCGCGCGCAGACCGCAATCGAACCGGAGACGGCAGCCAGCACCGCAAAACCGTCGATCGCGGTGCTGCCGTTCACCAACATGAGCGCCGACCCGGAAAACGAGTATTTCTCCGATGGACTTTCCGAGGAATTGCTCAATGTGCTGGCCAAGAATCCGGGGTTGAAAGTCACAGGCCGCACGTCATCGTTCGCATTCAAGGGTAAACGCGAAGATTTACGCGAGATCGGACACAAACTGGGCGTCGAGACGCTGTTGGAAGGAAGTGTGCGCCGAGCGGGCAGTCGTGTGCGCATCACGGCGCAGTTGGTCAATGTCACCGATGGATTTCATCTGTGGTCGGAGACATACGACCGCATGCTCGACGACATTTTCGCGGTGCAGGACGATATCGCCAAATCGGTCTCGACAGCCATGAATGTCACGTTGCTGGGGATGGCGACGCCGGCAAAGCAGGTCAATGTCGAAAGTTACAATCTGTATCTGCAGGGAATGTATTTCGCGCAGCGGTTTACCGAAGAGGCCGCCTTCCGGGCGGAAGAGTTGTTCCGTCGGGCGCTGGCGATCAACTCAGATGACGCACGGGCCTGGGCCGGGCTGTCTCGGGTGTATGCGATCGGCGCCGGGTACGGTTTCAGAGATGTGGCCGAAGGCCATGCCCTTGCCCGGGAAGCGGCATTGAGGGCGCTGGCGATCGACGACAACCTCGCGGATGCGCACGAAATGATGGGCTGGATTTACATGAGTTTTGAGTTCGCGTGGGACCAGGCCGAGCAGGAGTTTCGCCGCGCCATCTCGCTGGCGCCGGGGGACAGCCGCATGTCGACCGGACTGGCGACGATCGCGGCGACTCGGGACCGAGCCGAAGAGGCATCGCGGCTGGCCCGGCGTGCGGTCGAGCTCGATCCCCTCGATCCGATCGCGCACAAGTACCTTGGCCGCATCCAGTGGTGGTGCGGACAGCTCGATGCGGCGCGCGAATCGTATCGGAGAGCGCTCGAGCTCAGCCCGGGTCTGACCAGCGTACATGCCATCCTTGCTGGGATCGACATGCAGCAGGGGCGACTCGATGATGCGATGGTTGAGGCCATGAAAGAGAAGAAGCCGGGATATCGATGTTGCAGCCTGGCCATCATCCATCACGCGCGCGGTGAGCCGGCCAAGTCGGAGGCCGCGCTTGGGGAGTTGCTCAAAGAGGGCGATCAGTGGGCATTTCAGTTCGCGATGGTGTACGCATTTCGCGGCGAAAACGACCGGGCGTTCGAATGGCTGGAACGCGCGTTCACGCTGCACGATTCCGGGATCCATTCGATTCGACTGCACGACGTCTTCACCAATCTGCACAGCGACCCGCGCTGGCCGAAGTTTTTGGAGAAGATCGGGCTGGCAGATTAG